Sequence from the Cucurbita pepo subsp. pepo cultivar mu-cu-16 chromosome LG02, ASM280686v2, whole genome shotgun sequence genome:
NNNNNNNNNNNNNNNNNNNNNNNNNNNNNNNNNNNNNNNNNNNNNNNNNNNNNNNNNNNNNNNNNNNNNNNNNNNNNNNNNNNNNNNNNNNNNNNNNNNNNNNNNNNNNNNNNNNNNNNNNNNNNNNNNNNNNNNNNNNNNNNNNNNNNNNNNNNNNNNNNNNNNNNNNNNNNNNNNNNNNNNNNNNNNNNNNNNNNNNNNNNNNNNNNNNNNNNNNNNNNNNNNNNNNNNNNNNNNNNNNNNNNNNNNNNNNNNNNNNNNNNNNNNNNNNNNNNNNNNNNNNNNNNNNNNNNNNNNNNNNNNNNNNNNNNNNNNNNNNNNNNNNNNNNNNNNNNNNNNNNNNNNNNNNNNNNNNNNNNNNNNNNNNNNNNNNNNNNNNNNNNNNNNNNNNNNNNNNNNNNNNNNNNNNNNNNNNNNNNNNNNNNNNNNNNNNNNNNNNNNNNNNNNNNNNNNNNNNNNNNNNNNNNNNNNNNNNNNNNNNNNNNNNNNNNNNNNNNNNNNNNNNNNNNNNNNNNNNNNNNNNNNNNNNNNNNNNNNNNNNNNNNNNNNNNNNNNNNNNNNNNNNNNNNNNNNNNNNNNNNNNNNNNNNNNNNNNNNNNNNNNNNNNNNNNNNNNNNNNNNNNNNNNNNNNNNNNNNNNNNNNNNNNNNNNNNNNNNNNNNNNNNNNNNNNNNNNNNNNNNNNNNNNNNNNNNNNNNNNNNNNNNNNNNNNNNNNNNNNNNNNNNNNNNNNNNNNNNNNNNNNNNNNNNNNNNNNNNNNNNNNNNNNNNNNNNNNNNNNNNNNNNNNNNNNNNNNNNNNNNNNNNNNNNNNNNNNNNNNNNNNNNNNNNNNNNNNNNNNNNNNNNNNNNNNNNNNNNNNNNNNNNNNNNNNNNNNNNNNNNNNNNNNNNNNNNNNNNNNNNNNNNNNNNNNNNNNNNNNNNNNNNNNNNNNNNNNNNNNNNNNNNNNNNNNNNNNaaatgtacttttctattctctgtactctcttgttgtacatgcctgaagtcatcaataaaaaatccttttagccagagttctccttgcaacttctctctatccttctctttgtgttcatctagatcgagcgtgtgcgttgttgtgcgatcctaacaactggtatcgatcctaacattCCTAACATACCGTTTTTAAAACACcgaagaaaaacccaaaaggaaaaactcaaagaagatCATATCCGATAGCGATGGACTTGAACGGTTACATGTAAACATACCAATTTGTTCTTCACAGCAAATATAACCGACCCAGCATGCTCAGCTGCATTACCCATAATCGGCAGCACAATTATACTCATAAAGCTCACCGAAACTCCCCATGATTGTGATGCCTCCTACGCTCAACAAAAACCCATAATTTCTTggaaacaaacacaaaaagaaaggcTTTCAATGAAATATACCTCAATTGTAGCCACAACATACTGTGATAGAACAGCTATGACAATGGTCATACCCACCAGCCAACCAAACGAGCTCCAAACCCCAATTATTGCCATTTCTTCATCATCCTCTTCCTCCTATTCAACCCATTCATCACATGTTTAGACAACAAATTATACTTAGAGTTCAAGAGAGTTTGAATAATCACCTCTGGTAGACCAAAAAATTGGTTATGGGTTTTCAATTGGAAGAACACATAAACAAGATAAGCTATGAGCATTATGATGCTGCAAGTTCTTGATAGCTCTAGAACAGACAAATCTGTCCATAATTTAGCTGATGGTGATGCAAATCTTGATATCAATGGCAGCATTTGGCATAGCAATCCGAGTAGCAACACTAAAGAGCTTACGTTCGCGACTTTCTGTTGAGAAAACATGATCGATAATGTtaatgttcttgtttcttgtttctcgAACGTGTTCGATTTGaaagtatttttgtttttggcttACTGGGTTGAATGTTTGTTGCTTGTTGAGATTGGATAAGCCTCCAAAGAGAAGAGATGTGCCAAGAACTAGAAGTAAATTGGAAAGAATGGAACCCAAAAGGGAGAATTTCAAGATGtggattttgttttggtgTAAAGCTAACATTGCTAATATCAACTCTGTTGCATTCCCACATGTTGCATTCACTAGCCCTCCAACTGCCATAATTAACGAACACAAATACGACCcgggttaaattacaaattgcAATTATGTTTTTCGACTTACGAGGAGTTTACGTACTCAAATGACTTAAGAATTTGACCAACCTAGACTACCGAACCCAATCTATAAAAATTGGGTTGATGGGTTGTGTAATGGCACACGCCCTTTGGTTGATGGgttttgtaacgacctagatccaccgctagcagatattgtcctctttgagcttacAGAGaaggtttcacacccttataaatggtgttttgttctcctcctcaaccaatgtgggacatcacaatccacccccctttggggcccaacgtcctcgctgacactctttccttcctccaatcgatgtgggaccgcccccaaatccaccctccttcggggccaacgtccttactggcacaccgcctcgtgtctaccccttttggGGAACAGTAAGAAAgttgacacatcgtccggtgtctggctgtgatatcatttgtaacgacacTGAtataccgctagcagatattgtcttctttgggctttccctttcgggct
This genomic interval carries:
- the LOC111789125 gene encoding vacuolar cation/proton exchanger 3-like isoform X2, giving the protein MGSDEPLVFRDLEINGGGATATATATAWTLGLSLLGLAHLAERVSFLTEQIAFFTGPTVGGLVNATCGNATELILAMLALHQNKIHILKFSLLGSILSNLLLVLGTSLLFGGLSNLNKQQTFNPKVANVSSLVLLLGLLCQMLPLISRFASPSAKLWTDLSVLELSRTCSIIMLIAYLVYVFFQLKTHNQFFGLPEEEEDDEEMAIIGVWSSFGWLVGMTIVIAVLSQYVVATIEEASQSWGVSVSFMSIIVLPIMGNAAEHAGSVIFAVKNKLDITLGIALGSAAQISLFAVPLSVAVGWCSGIKMDLDFGLIETASLAFAIVLTLFTLQDGNSHYIKGMVLLFSYIAISFCFFCSNY
- the LOC111789125 gene encoding vacuolar cation/proton exchanger 3-like isoform X1 → MGSDEPLVFRDLEINGGGATATATATVRFGLVRDLWGNLLKVVFGTKLAAWTLGLSLLGLAHLAERVSFLTEQIAFFTGPTVGGLVNATCGNATELILAMLALHQNKIHILKFSLLGSILSNLLLVLGTSLLFGGLSNLNKQQTFNPKVANVSSLVLLLGLLCQMLPLISRFASPSAKLWTDLSVLELSRTCSIIMLIAYLVYVFFQLKTHNQFFGLPEEEEDDEEMAIIGVWSSFGWLVGMTIVIAVLSQYVVATIEEASQSWGVSVSFMSIIVLPIMGNAAEHAGSVIFAVKNKLDITLGIALGSAAQISLFAVPLSVAVGWCSGIKMDLDFGLIETASLAFAIVLTLFTLQDGNSHYIKGMVLLFSYIAISFCFFCSNY